The Procambarus clarkii isolate CNS0578487 chromosome 4, FALCON_Pclarkii_2.0, whole genome shotgun sequence genomic sequence cacaccacctctcacacaccacctctcactaccctcacacaccacctctcactaccctcacacaccacctctcactaccctcacacaccacctctcactaccctcacacaccacctctcactacctctcacacaccacctctcactacctctcacacaccacctctcactacctctcacacaccacctctcactacctctcacacaccacctctcactgcctctcacacaccacctctcactaccctcacacaccacctctcacacaccacctctcactacccctcacacaccacctctcactacccctcacacactacctctcactaccctcacacaccacctctcactaccctcacacaccacctctcactaccctcacacaccacctctcactaccctcacacaccacctctcactaccctcacacaccacctctcacacaccacctctcactacccctcacacaccacctctcactacccctcacacactacctctcactaccctcacacaccacctctcactaccctcacacaccacctctcactacctctcacacaccacctctcactacctctcacacaccacctctcactacctctcacacaccacctctcacacaccacctctcactaccctcacacaccacctctcactaccctcacacaccacctctcactgcctctcacacactacctctcactgcctctcacacaccacctctcacacaccacctctcacacaccacctctcacacaccacctctcacacaccacctctcactacctctcacacaccacctctcacacaccacctctcactaccctcacacaccacctctcactacctctcacacaccacctctcactacctctcacacaccacctctcactacctctcacacaccacctctcactacctctcacacaccacctctcactacccctcacacaccacctctcactacccctcacacaccacctctcactaccctcacacaccacctctcactaccctcacacaccacctctcactacctctcacacaccacctctcactacccctcacacaccacctctcacacaccatctctcactaccctcacacaccacctctcactacccctcacacaccacctctcactaccctcacacaccacctctcactaccctcacacaccacctctcactaccctcacacaccacctctcactaccctcacacaccacctctcactacctctcacacaccacctctcactacctctcacacaccacctctcactacctctcacacaccacctctcactgcctctcacacaccacctctcactaccctcacacaccacctctcactacctctcacacaccacctctcactaccctcacacaccacctctcactacccctcacacaccacctctcactaccctcacacaccacctctcactacccctcacacaccacctctcacacaccacctctcactaccctcacacaccacctctcactacccctcacacaccacctctcacacaccacctctcactaccctcacacaccacctctcactaccctcacacaccacctctcactaccctcacacaccacctctcactacccctcacacaccacctctcacacaccacctctcacacaccacccctcacacaccacctctcacacaccacctctcactaccctcacacaccacctctcactaccctcacacaccacctctcactaccctcacacaccacctctcacacaccacctctcacacaccacctctcacacaccacccctcacacaccacctctcacacaccacctctcacacaccacctctcacacaccacccctcacacaccacccctcacacaccacccctcacacaccacctctcactaccctcacacaccacctctcactaccctcacacaccacccctcacacaccacctctcactaccctcagacaccacctctcactactcacacacaccacctctcactaccctcacacaccacctctcactaccctcacacaccacctctcactaccctcacacaccacctctcactaccctcacacaccacccctcacacaccacccctcacacaccacctctctcacaccacctctcacacaccacctctcacacaccacccctcacacaccacccctcacacaccacctctcactaccctcacacaccacctctcactacccctcacacaccaactctcactaccctcacacaccacctctcactacccctcacacaccacctctcactacccctcacacaccacctctcactaccctcacacaccacctctcactactcacactcctcctcctcacaaTAATGAGAGAGGAGGCCATTGAAATAGTTGTATTCTCCTGGAATGTTTAGTGATGACAACATCAGCTTAGCACTTGTTGTAGTGTCTGTCTCAATGTATACACCTGGCCAGCACTGTGATACATGCTGTATACTGTGTGATACATACTGTGTACCCCTGAGAGAGACATACTGTGTACCCTGAGAGACACATGCTGTGTACCCTGAGAGACACATGCTGTGTACCCTGAGAGACACATGCTGTGTACCCTGAGAGACACATGCTGTGTACCCTGAGAGACACATGCTGTGTACCCTGAGAGACACATGCTGTGTACCCTGAGAGACACATGCTGTGTACCCTGAGAGACACATGCTGTGTACCCTGAGAGACACATGCTGTGTACCCTGAGAGACACATGCTGTGTACCCTGAGAGACACATGCTGTGTACCCTGAGAGACACATACTGTGTACCCTGAGAGACATACTGTGTATCCTGAGAGACACATTTAGTGTACAATGAGACACATGCTGTGTACCCTGAGAGACACATTTAGTGTACAATGAGACACATGCTGTGTACCCTGAGAGACACATGCTGTGTACCCTGAGAGACATACTGTGTATCCTGAGAGACACATTTAGTGTACAATGAGACACATACTGTGTACTCTGAGACACATACTGTGTACCCTGAGAGACACATTTAGTGTACAATGAGACACATGCTGTGTACCCTGAGAGACACATTTAGTGTACAATGAGACACATACTGTGTACTCTGAGACACATACTGTGTACCCTGAGACACACATTTAGTGTACAATGAGACACATACTGTgtaccctgagagagagagacaacacaTTCCGTGTCAAGAGAGTGGGTTACCTTACCTAGAGGTTACCTTacctagaggttatcttgaggtgcttccggggcttagcgtccccgcggcccggtcgtcgaccaggcctcctggttgctggactggtcaaccaggctgttggacgcggctgctcgcagcctaacgtatgagtcacagcctggttgatcaggtatccttaaatatgtaatatggtatatatgggtatatgtaacaCATAGATAAACAACAACACATTTGACAGTTCCCACTAGAGTGATGATGGGAGACGTGGGAGTGATCATGGGGGGAACTGGATTGAGCTTAAGTGGCATGGAGGTGTGTGGGAGGGCGTGGGAGGACGTGGGTGTGCGTGGGAGGACGTGGGAGGGCGTGGGAGGACGTGGGAGGACGTGGGAGGGCGTGGGCGGACGTCGGAGGGCGGGGAAGACGTGGGTGGGCCTGGGAGGGCCTGGGAAGACgttggagggtgtgggagggcCTCGCAGGACGTGAGAGGACGTGGGAGGGCGTGGGAGGACGTGGGTGGGCGTGGGAGGACGTGGGTGGGCGTGAGAGgacgtgggagggtgtgggaggacgTGGGTGGGCGTGGGAGGACGTGGGAGGACGTGGGTGGGCGTGGGAGGGCGTGGGAGGACGTGGGAGGGCTCGGGAgggcgtgggtgggtgtgggaggacgtgggagggtgtgggagggtgtgggtgggtgtgggaggacgtgggagggtgtgggagggtgtgggtgggtgtgggagggcgtGGGAGAGCTCGGGAGGacgtgggagggtgtgggtgggtgtgggagggcgtGGGAGAGCTCGGGAGGACGTGGGAGGGCgtgggacagtgtgtggtgggcgtgggagggcgtgggagagctcgggagggcgtgggagggtgtgggtgggtgtgggagggcgtGGGAGAGCTCGGGAGGACGTGGGAgggcgtgggagggtgtgggtgggtgtgggagggcgtGGGAGAGCTCGGGAGGACGTGGGAGGGCGTGGCTGTGGTCACTAGAATGTAAACAAAGAAGACTGCCAGATGTCGCTGGCCGGTGAGTCTTGACATTCACTTCTCTTATTTACTCCTCacggtctgtctctctctgtgtgtctgtctgcgtgtgtgtctgtctctgtctacgtctgtgtctgcgtgtgtgtctgtctctgtctacgtctgtgtctgcgtgtgtgtctgtctctgtctacgtctgtgtctgcgtgtgtgtctgtctctgtctacgtctgtgtctgcctgtctgctgGTTGGTTTCTCCCTCTAGCTGTCTCTAGCACGCACCCCATCCCAAATAGACGAGAGGAGGCTGGGTGCTTAATTAATAGGTTTGTTCCTCCATCTttgccatctcctcctcctcccccttccctgtctctctcccgttCCTTTAtcaaccactctctctctctctctcccgtcccAGCTGTCCACCTACGGGGCGCCAGCTTCTCTCCCTTCCCCTGCCAACGTTCCGGGCtcctgtgggggtgtgggtggtgggggtgaggggtgggggtgaggggtgggggtgaggggtgggggagtgggtggtggggcttgggggggtgggggtcttggggggggggcatGTTGATACCTGTGGAAGGTAAACATTACAGTTAATTAAGTGAACATGAGATGCTCGACCGCCCTTGGAATATTTGTCACGGTGGAACTAATGATGtttgctgtgggtgtgtgtgggggggaggtgtgtgtgtgggggggaggaggtgtgtgtgtggggggggggtgtgtgggggggaggtgtgtgtgggggggtgaggtgtgggtgtgtgtgtgtgtgtgggtgggggtgtggggggggtgagggtgtgtgtgtgtgtactcacctagttgtgtttgcgggggttgagctctggctctttggtc encodes the following:
- the LOC138371450 gene encoding uncharacterized protein, which produces MSRLTGQRHLAVFFVYILVTTATPSHVLPSSPTPSHTHPHPPTPSHVLPSSPTPSHTHPHPPTPSRALPRPPTPTTHCPTPSHVLPSSPTPSHTHPHPPTSSRALPRPPTPTHTLPHPPTSSHTHPHPPTPSHVLPHPPTPSRALPRPPTPSHAHPRPPTSSHAHPRPPTPSHVLSRPPTSSHAHPRPPTPSHVLSRPARPSHTLQRLPRPSQAHPRLPRPPTSAHALPRPPTSSHALPRPPTHTHVLPRPPTHLHAT